From the Carassius carassius chromosome 45, fCarCar2.1, whole genome shotgun sequence genome, one window contains:
- the wdr74 gene encoding WD repeat-containing protein 74 — MSAKSQICSIWLGSETGILKGVSLTKKQAFNFCEMSCLSRDQEVCVMAWGDPQESEVLVGSVNGTVKTFSTDKGIFTATRECGDPSQGRFTGLAVTDSSLITCVESGLLKVWKEGSTETVEVNVGNGVCRMQQNPSHRHRVASGGKENPLKVWDLERPDNPIFTAKNVAHDWLDMRVPVWVRDIGFIPDSDKIVTCTGHHQVRVYDPSTPQRRPVMEAQFGEYPLTALSLPASQGTVVVGNTHGELAILDLRKGLVRGCLKGLAGAVRGLQCHPSLPLVASCGLDRFLRVHSLEDRSLQHKVYLKSRLNCVLLSSRDLESSSADVSGDVEEVKAEEDEVWDTMETVKEKTKKRAAQKDEATVTGVDGKKKTKLVKK, encoded by the exons ATGTCTGCTAAAAGCCAAATATGCTCAATATGGCTTGGATCCGAAACTGGAATATTAAAAG GGGTGAGTTTAACCAAAAAGCAGGCGTTTAACTTTTGTGAGATGAGCTGCTTGAGTCGAGATCAGGAGGTTTGTGTGATGGCGTGGGGAGACCCTCAAGAATCAGAg GTGTTAGTGGGCAGTGTGAATGGCACTGTGAAAACATTCAGCACAGACAAGGGAATCTTCACAGCCACCAGAGAATGTGGAGATCCTTCACAGGGCAGATTCACAGGACTGGCTGTCACTGACAG TTCTTTGATTACATGTGTGGAGTCAGGACTTCTGAAGGTGTGGAAGGAAGGCAGTACAGAAACA GTTGAGGTAAATGTTGGAAATGGAGTATGCAGAATGCAGCAGAACCCGTCACATCGCCATCGTGTGGCTTCAGGGGGTAAAGAGAACCCGCTGAAGGTCTGGGATCTGGAGAGACCAGATAATCCAATATTCACAGCCAAAAAT GTAGCCCATGACTGGTTGGATATGCGAGTGCCCGTGTGGGTGAGAGACATTGGCTTCATCCCAGATTCAGATAAAATAGTCACATGCACTGGACACCATCAG GTGCGCGTGTATGACCCCTCGACGCCTCAGAGAAGGCCGGTGATGGAGGCTCAGTTTGGAGAGTACCCGCTCACTGCGCTCTCTCTTCCTGCCAGCCAGGGCACAGTGGTTGTGGGCAACACTCACGGGGAGCTCGCCATCCTTGACCTCCGGAAAG GGCTTGTGCGTGGGTGTCTTAAGGGTCTGGCGGGGGCAGTGCGGGGGCTGCAGTGCCATCCTTCCCTCCCATTGGTGGCCTCTTGTGGTTTAGATCGTTTTCTGAGAGTACACAGCCTGGAGGACCGTTCCTTACAGCACAAG GTATATTTGAAGTCACGACTCAATTGTGTGCTGCTGTCTAGCAGAGATCTGGAG TCATCTAGTGCTGATGTTAGTGGAGATGTAGAGGAGGTGAAAGCAGAGGAGGATGAGGTTTGGGATACCATGGAAACAGTGAAGGAGAAGACAAAAAAGAGGGCCGCCCAGAAAGACGAAGCAACTGTAACTGGAGTAGATGGAAAAAAGAAAACGAAACTGGTGAAAAAGTGA